A genome region from Oryzias melastigma strain HK-1 linkage group LG12, ASM292280v2, whole genome shotgun sequence includes the following:
- the LOC112162937 gene encoding fibroblast growth factor receptor 1-A isoform X2 yields the protein MGPPRCVLLLLLLQLLQVQSRPTVEDADPDAVKSSEDEEDDESSSEENKPSNELSASSENLQPMAPQWVTPEKMEKQLHAVPASMTVRFRCPATGNPVPTLHWLKNGEEFSRDQRIGGFKIKDHTWSLIMESVVPSDEGNYTCVVENEHGSLRHTYQLDIVERSPHRPILQAGLPANQTAVVGGDVQFVCRVFSDPQPHIQWLKHVTVNGSREGPEGHSFVQVLKTAGLNSTDKEMEVLTLRNVTLEDAGVYTCLAQNSIGMSYHSAWLTVLSEPPPSAVPSQTFLEIFFYCLGFSVIIVLAVAAVVCRLYCAPKKSDFSSQLAVQKLEKSIPLRKQVSVESSSSLQSGSMRPSRLSSTATSVLAGVSEYELPYDPAWELPRDRLTLGKPLGEGCFGQVVLAEAVGLDRSKPTRLSKVAVKMLKADASEKDLSDLISEMEMMKMIGKHKNIINLLGACTQDGPLYVVVEYASKGNLREYLRARRPVGVEYWSGARQPLLGGVEIRELVSAAYQVARGMSYLASKKCIHRDLAARNVLVTEDDVMKIADFGLARDIHHIDYYKKTTNGRLPVKWMAPEALFDRIYTHQSDVWSFGVLLWEIFTLGGSPYPGVPVEELFKLLKEGHRMEKPTACTQELYLMMRDCWHAVPSRRPTFLQLVEDLDRTLSLMSNQEYLDLSVPLIQYSPVQYSPIISTSLDPSCMSS from the exons ATGGGCCCCCCCCGGtgtgtcctgctgctgctgctccttcagCTTCTGCAGGTTCAGTCCAGACCCACAGTGGAGGACGCCGACCCGG ATGCAGTCAAATCCTCcgaggatgaagaggatgatgagTCTTCCTCTGAGGAGAACAAGCCGTCCAATGAGCTGTCGGCGAGCAGCGAGAACCTGCAGC CGATGGCGCCGCAGTGGGTGACGCCGGAGAAGATGGAGAAGCAGCTCCACGCCGTTCCCGCCAGCATGACGGTCCGGTTCCGTTGCCCGGCAACAGGGAACCCGGTCCCCACGCTGCACTGGCTGAAGAACGGGGAGGAGTTCAGCAGAGACCAGCGTATCGGAGGCTTCAAG ATCAAAGACCACACCTGGAGTCTGATCATGGAGTCGGTGGTTCCGTCTGATGAGGGAAACTACACCTGCGTGGTGGAGAACGAACACGGCAGCCTGAGACACACCTACCAGCTGGACATCGTGG AACGTTCTCCTCACAGGCCCATCCTGCAGGCCGGCCTGCCGGCCAATCAGACGGCGGTGGTCGGCGGTGACGTGCAGTTCGTGTGCAGAGTGTTCAGCGACCCGCAGCCTCACATCCAGTGGCTCAAACACGTGACGGTCAACGGCAGCCGCGAGGGGCCCGAGGGACACTCCTTCGTCCAGGTTCTGAAG ACTGCAGGTCTGAACTCCACCGATAAGGAGATGGAGGTGTTGACTCTGAGGAACGTCACTCTGGAAGACGCCGGCGTCTACACCTGCCTGGCGCAGAACTCCATCGGGATGTCCTACCACTCTGCGTGGCTCACGGTGCTCAGCG AGCCGCCGCCCTCGGCCGTGCCCTCGCAGACCTTCCTGGAGATTTTCTTCTACTGCCTGGGCTTCTCCGTCATCATCGTCCTCGCCGTTGCAGCCGTCGTCTGCCGGCTCTACTGCGCGCCCAAGAAGAGCGACTTCAGCAGCCAGCTGGCGGTCCAGAAGTTGGAGAAGAGCATCCCTCTGCGGAAACAG GTGTCGGTGGAGTCCTCGTCCTCCCTGCAGTCGGGGTCGATGCGTCCGTCCCGCCTGTCCAGCACCGCCACCAGCGTCCTGGCGGGGGTGTCTGAGTACGAGCTTCCATATGACCCGGCGTGGGAGCTGCCGCGAGATCG GTTGACTCTGGGGAAGCCTCTGGGGGAGGGCTGCTTCGGTCAGGTGGTTCTGGCCGAGGCCGTGGGGCTGGACAGGAGCAAGCCCACCCGCCTCAGCAAGGTGGCGGTGAAGATGTTGAAAG CCGACGCCTCCGAGAAAGACCTGTCCGACCTGATCTCTGAGAtggagatgatgaagatgatcgGGAAGCACAAGAACATCATCAACCTGCTGGGCGCATGCACGCAGGACG GCCCTCTGTACGTGGTGGTGGAGTACGCCTCCAAGGGGAATCTGAGGGAGTACCTGCGAGCGCGCCGGCCGGTCGGGGTGGAGTACTGGAGCGGCGCCCGGCAGCCGCTGCTGGGGGGGGTGGAGATCAGGGAGCTGGTGTCTGCAGCGTACCAGGTGGCCAGAGGGATGTCCTACCTGGCTTCAAAGAAG TGCATTCACAGAGACCTGGCAGCCCGGAACGTGTTGGTGACTGAAGACGATGTGATGAAGATCGCTGACTTTGGCCTGGCCCGAGACATTCACCACATCGACTACTACAAGAAGACCACCAAT GGCCGCCTGCCGGTGAAGTGGATGGCTCCTGAAGCTCTGTTTGACCGGATCTACACCCACCAGAGCGACGT GTGGTCGTTCGGCGTTCTGCTCTGGGAGATCTTCACCCTGGGCGGATCTCCGTATCCCGGCGTCCCGGTGGAGGAGCTGTTCAAGCTGCTGAAGGAGGGTCACCGCATGGAGAAGCCGACGGCGTGCACGCAGGAGCT GTATCTGATGATGAGGGACTGCTGGCACGCCGTTCCGTCCCGAAGGCCGACGTTCCTGCAGCTGGTGGAGGATCTGGACCGGACGCTCTCGCTCATGTCCAACCAG GAGTACCTGGACCTGTCCGTCCCGCTGATCCAGTACTCTCCGGTCCAGTACTCCCCGATCATCAGCACCTCCTTGGATCCTTCCTGCATGTCTTCATAG
- the LOC112162937 gene encoding fibroblast growth factor receptor 1-A isoform X1 yields the protein MSAGWTSWFCRPCVQENHVVTVLRSLKPTRWDWMGPPRCVLLLLLLQLLQVQSRPTVEDADPDAVKSSEDEEDDESSSEENKPSNELSASSENLQPMAPQWVTPEKMEKQLHAVPASMTVRFRCPATGNPVPTLHWLKNGEEFSRDQRIGGFKIKDHTWSLIMESVVPSDEGNYTCVVENEHGSLRHTYQLDIVERSPHRPILQAGLPANQTAVVGGDVQFVCRVFSDPQPHIQWLKHVTVNGSREGPEGHSFVQVLKTAGLNSTDKEMEVLTLRNVTLEDAGVYTCLAQNSIGMSYHSAWLTVLSEPPPSAVPSQTFLEIFFYCLGFSVIIVLAVAAVVCRLYCAPKKSDFSSQLAVQKLEKSIPLRKQVSVESSSSLQSGSMRPSRLSSTATSVLAGVSEYELPYDPAWELPRDRLTLGKPLGEGCFGQVVLAEAVGLDRSKPTRLSKVAVKMLKADASEKDLSDLISEMEMMKMIGKHKNIINLLGACTQDGPLYVVVEYASKGNLREYLRARRPVGVEYWSGARQPLLGGVEIRELVSAAYQVARGMSYLASKKCIHRDLAARNVLVTEDDVMKIADFGLARDIHHIDYYKKTTNGRLPVKWMAPEALFDRIYTHQSDVWSFGVLLWEIFTLGGSPYPGVPVEELFKLLKEGHRMEKPTACTQELYLMMRDCWHAVPSRRPTFLQLVEDLDRTLSLMSNQEYLDLSVPLIQYSPVQYSPIISTSLDPSCMSS from the exons ATGTCGGCTGGATGGACCTCCTGGTTCTGCAGACCCTGCGTTCAGGAAAATCACGTGGTAACAGTTTTGAG GTCCCTGAAGCCGACACGTTGGGACTGGATGGGCCCCCCCCGGtgtgtcctgctgctgctgctccttcagCTTCTGCAGGTTCAGTCCAGACCCACAGTGGAGGACGCCGACCCGG ATGCAGTCAAATCCTCcgaggatgaagaggatgatgagTCTTCCTCTGAGGAGAACAAGCCGTCCAATGAGCTGTCGGCGAGCAGCGAGAACCTGCAGC CGATGGCGCCGCAGTGGGTGACGCCGGAGAAGATGGAGAAGCAGCTCCACGCCGTTCCCGCCAGCATGACGGTCCGGTTCCGTTGCCCGGCAACAGGGAACCCGGTCCCCACGCTGCACTGGCTGAAGAACGGGGAGGAGTTCAGCAGAGACCAGCGTATCGGAGGCTTCAAG ATCAAAGACCACACCTGGAGTCTGATCATGGAGTCGGTGGTTCCGTCTGATGAGGGAAACTACACCTGCGTGGTGGAGAACGAACACGGCAGCCTGAGACACACCTACCAGCTGGACATCGTGG AACGTTCTCCTCACAGGCCCATCCTGCAGGCCGGCCTGCCGGCCAATCAGACGGCGGTGGTCGGCGGTGACGTGCAGTTCGTGTGCAGAGTGTTCAGCGACCCGCAGCCTCACATCCAGTGGCTCAAACACGTGACGGTCAACGGCAGCCGCGAGGGGCCCGAGGGACACTCCTTCGTCCAGGTTCTGAAG ACTGCAGGTCTGAACTCCACCGATAAGGAGATGGAGGTGTTGACTCTGAGGAACGTCACTCTGGAAGACGCCGGCGTCTACACCTGCCTGGCGCAGAACTCCATCGGGATGTCCTACCACTCTGCGTGGCTCACGGTGCTCAGCG AGCCGCCGCCCTCGGCCGTGCCCTCGCAGACCTTCCTGGAGATTTTCTTCTACTGCCTGGGCTTCTCCGTCATCATCGTCCTCGCCGTTGCAGCCGTCGTCTGCCGGCTCTACTGCGCGCCCAAGAAGAGCGACTTCAGCAGCCAGCTGGCGGTCCAGAAGTTGGAGAAGAGCATCCCTCTGCGGAAACAG GTGTCGGTGGAGTCCTCGTCCTCCCTGCAGTCGGGGTCGATGCGTCCGTCCCGCCTGTCCAGCACCGCCACCAGCGTCCTGGCGGGGGTGTCTGAGTACGAGCTTCCATATGACCCGGCGTGGGAGCTGCCGCGAGATCG GTTGACTCTGGGGAAGCCTCTGGGGGAGGGCTGCTTCGGTCAGGTGGTTCTGGCCGAGGCCGTGGGGCTGGACAGGAGCAAGCCCACCCGCCTCAGCAAGGTGGCGGTGAAGATGTTGAAAG CCGACGCCTCCGAGAAAGACCTGTCCGACCTGATCTCTGAGAtggagatgatgaagatgatcgGGAAGCACAAGAACATCATCAACCTGCTGGGCGCATGCACGCAGGACG GCCCTCTGTACGTGGTGGTGGAGTACGCCTCCAAGGGGAATCTGAGGGAGTACCTGCGAGCGCGCCGGCCGGTCGGGGTGGAGTACTGGAGCGGCGCCCGGCAGCCGCTGCTGGGGGGGGTGGAGATCAGGGAGCTGGTGTCTGCAGCGTACCAGGTGGCCAGAGGGATGTCCTACCTGGCTTCAAAGAAG TGCATTCACAGAGACCTGGCAGCCCGGAACGTGTTGGTGACTGAAGACGATGTGATGAAGATCGCTGACTTTGGCCTGGCCCGAGACATTCACCACATCGACTACTACAAGAAGACCACCAAT GGCCGCCTGCCGGTGAAGTGGATGGCTCCTGAAGCTCTGTTTGACCGGATCTACACCCACCAGAGCGACGT GTGGTCGTTCGGCGTTCTGCTCTGGGAGATCTTCACCCTGGGCGGATCTCCGTATCCCGGCGTCCCGGTGGAGGAGCTGTTCAAGCTGCTGAAGGAGGGTCACCGCATGGAGAAGCCGACGGCGTGCACGCAGGAGCT GTATCTGATGATGAGGGACTGCTGGCACGCCGTTCCGTCCCGAAGGCCGACGTTCCTGCAGCTGGTGGAGGATCTGGACCGGACGCTCTCGCTCATGTCCAACCAG GAGTACCTGGACCTGTCCGTCCCGCTGATCCAGTACTCTCCGGTCCAGTACTCCCCGATCATCAGCACCTCCTTGGATCCTTCCTGCATGTCTTCATAG
- the kctd9b gene encoding BTB/POZ domain-containing protein KCTD9b, whose amino-acid sequence MRRVTLFVNGTSTNGKVVALFGSMEDLLSTASSKLGVRASSVYNGNGGLIDDVSLIRDDDVLFISEEDSCEDPQEDGGWRGQTHTDWLTLNVGGRCFTTTRSTLVSKEPESMLAHMFRGKDVWANKRDAAGAYLIDRSPEYFEPILNYLRHGQLIINEGINPLGVLEEARFFGIEQLAEQLETLIKSCQPPDDHSPLTRKEFIRFLLATTTKSELRCQGLNFSGADLSRLDLRYINFKMANLRGANLSHANLSGANLERADLSMACLDSANLQGVKMLCTNAEGASLRGCNFEDPAGIKANLEGANLKGVDMEGSQMTGINLRVATLKNAKLKNCNLRGATLAGTDLENCDLSGCDLQEANLRGSNVKGAIFEEMLTPLHMSQSVR is encoded by the exons ATGAGAAGAGTCACGCTCTTCGTTAACGGGACCTCCACCAACGGAAAG GTGGTGGCGCTGTTCGGGTCCATGGAGGACCTGCTGAGTACGGCCAGCTCCAAGCTGGGGGTCCGAGCCTCCAGCGTCTATAACGGGAACGGCGGCCTCATCGACGACGTGTCGCTCATCAG AGATGATGATGTGCTCTTCATCTCAGAGGAAGACTCCTGCGAAG ACCCCCAGGAGGACGGCGGATGGCGGGGTCAGACCCACACCGATTGGCTGACGCTGAACGTGGGGGGCCGCTGCTTCACCACCACCCG GAGCACGCTGGTCAGTAAGGAGCCGGAGAGCATGCTGGCACACATGTTCCGGGGCAAAG ATGTTTGGGCCAACAAGCGGGACGCTGCGGGGGCGTACCTGATCGACCGCAGCCCCGAGTACTTTGAGCCCATCCTGAATTACCTGCGGCACGGTCAGCTGATCATCAACGAGGGCATCAACCCTCTGG GAGTCCTGGAAGAGGCTCGCTTCTTCGGGATCGAGCAGCTGGCGGAGCAGCTGGAGACGCTCATCAAG TCCTGCCAGCCCCCCGACGACCACTCCCCCCTCACCCGGAAGGAGTTCATCCGCTTCCTGCTGGCGACCACCACCAAGTCGGAGCTGCGCTGTCAG GGCCTGAACTTCAGCGGAGCGGATCTGTCCCGTCTGGATCTACGCTACATCAACTTCAAGATGGCCAACCTGAGAGGAGCCAATCTGTCGCACGCCAACCTGAGCGGCGCCAACCTGGAGCGGGCCGACCTGTCCATGGCCTGCCTGGAT TCGGCGAACCTGCAGGGCGTGAAGATGCTGTGCACCAACGCCGAGGGCGCGTCGCTGCGAGGCTGCAACTTCGAGGATCCTGCAGGAATCAAAGCCAACCTGGAAG GCGCTAACCTGAAGGGCGTGGACATGGAGGGGAGTCAGATGACGGGAATCAACCTGCGAGTCGCCACACTGAAAAACGCCAAACTGAAGAACTGCAACCTGAGAGGAGCCACGCTGGCCGGGACCGACCTGGAG AACTGCGACCTGTCCGGCTGTGACCTGCAGGAAGCCAACCTGAGAGGCTCCAACGTGAAGGGCGCCATCTTTGAGGAGATGCTGACGCCGCTGCACATGTCGCAAAGCGTCCGGTGA
- the LOC112162938 gene encoding stanniocalcin produces the protein MLRASCPLLLLTLCAAAFQLPPEEAAPRRARFSTNTPGEVARCLNSAVAVGCGFFSCLENSTCDTDGMHEICELFLQSAASFNTEGKTFVKRSLQCISQGISNKVFQAIRHCNIFQRMIAEVQEDCYSSLDICTVARTNPDAIGEVVQVPSHFPNRYYSTLLQTLQGCDQQTVEAVRAGVMARVGPDMETFLQLVQNKPCPPGSARSAYSNPSSWRNMPVFNIQPSFTDRDPTHIFARRSVEEQDRQGGLQAED, from the exons ATGCTGCGCGCCTCCTGTCCGCTGCTCCTCCTCACCCTCTGCGCCGCCGCCTTCCAGCTGCCGCCGGAGGAGGCCGCCCCCCGCCGGGCGCGGTTCTCCACCAACACCCCCG GTGAGGTGGCTCGATGCCTGAACAGCGCCGTGGCAGTGGGCTGCGGCTTCTTCTCCTGCCTGGAGAACTCCACCTGCGACACCGACGGGATGCACGAGATCTGCGAGCTCTTCCTGCAGTCCGCCGCCAGCTTCAACACGGAG GGGAAGACCTTCGTGAAGCGCAGTCTGCAGTGCATCTCTCAGGGGATCTCCAACAAGGTCTTCCAGGCCATCCGCCACTGTAACATCTTCCAGAGGATGATCGCCGAG GTTCAGGAGGATTGCTACAGCAGTCTGGACATCTGTACCGTGGCGCGCACCAACCCCGACGCCATCGGAGAGGTGGTGCAGGTCCCCTCCCACTTCCCCAACAG GTACTACAGCACGCTGCTGCAGACCCTGCAGGGCTGCGACCAGCAGACGGTGGAGGCGGTCAGGGCCGGGGTCATGGCCCGGGTGGGGCCCGACATGGAGACCTTcctccagctggtccagaacaAGCCGTGCCCCCCCGGGTCTGCGCGGTCCGCCTACAGCAACCCGTCCAGCTGGAGAAACATGCCGGTGTTCAACATCCAGCCCAGCTTCACCGACCGGGACCCCACCCACATTTTCGCCAGGAGGTCTGTGGAGGAGCAGGACAGGCAGGGGGGGCTCCAGGCCGAAGACTAG